A single window of Streptomyces xanthii DNA harbors:
- the ctaC gene encoding aa3-type cytochrome oxidase subunit II — protein sequence MSPNGSDRSSRRPMRRKLPQVLTAGLILVTATGCTYKDFPRLGMPTPVTEEAPRILSLWQGSWAAALATGVLVWGLILWSIIFHRRSRTKIEVPTQTRYNMPLEALYTVVPLIVVSVLFYFVARDESKLLKLDDKPAHTINVVGYQWSWGFNYVENVPGVKGDGKTSKELAAIPQRFKDDFPANAGGVYEVGTPGTRNPQTNNPGPTLWLPKGEKVRFVLTSRDVIHSFWVVPFLMKQDVIPGHTNAFEVTPNKEGTFLGKCAELCGVDHSRMLFNVKVVSPEKYEQHLKDLAKKGQTGYVPSGIAQTDHEKNRETKTT from the coding sequence GTGAGTCCCAACGGCTCCGACCGCTCGTCGCGGCGCCCGATGCGGCGGAAGCTGCCGCAGGTGCTGACTGCGGGCCTGATCCTGGTAACCGCTACCGGTTGCACATACAAGGACTTCCCTCGTCTTGGTATGCCCACCCCGGTGACGGAGGAGGCCCCTAGGATCCTCTCCCTCTGGCAGGGCTCGTGGGCGGCAGCGCTCGCCACGGGCGTGCTGGTGTGGGGTCTGATCCTGTGGAGCATCATCTTCCACCGGCGCAGCCGCACCAAGATCGAGGTTCCCACTCAGACCCGGTACAACATGCCCCTCGAGGCGCTGTACACGGTGGTTCCTCTCATCGTCGTCTCGGTCCTCTTCTACTTCGTGGCACGAGACGAGTCGAAGCTCCTGAAGCTCGACGACAAGCCCGCGCACACCATCAACGTGGTCGGCTACCAGTGGAGCTGGGGCTTCAACTACGTCGAGAACGTGCCGGGTGTGAAGGGCGACGGCAAGACGTCCAAGGAACTCGCCGCGATCCCGCAGCGCTTCAAGGACGACTTCCCGGCGAACGCCGGCGGTGTCTACGAGGTCGGTACCCCCGGTACGCGGAACCCGCAGACCAACAACCCCGGCCCCACCCTCTGGCTCCCCAAGGGCGAGAAGGTCCGCTTCGTCCTCACTTCGCGTGACGTCATCCACTCCTTCTGGGTGGTGCCGTTCCTCATGAAGCAGGACGTCATCCCGGGCCACACCAACGCCTTCGAGGTGACCCCCAACAAGGAGGGGACCTTCCTGGGCAAGTGCGCCGAGCTCTGCGGCGTCGACCACTCCCGGATGCTGTTCAACGTGAAGGTCGTCTCTCCGGAGAAGTACGAGCAGCACCTCAAGGACCTGGCCAAGAAGGGGCAGACCGGTTACGTCCCGTCGGGCATCGCCCAGACGGACCACGAGAAGAACCGGGAGACGAAGACAACGTGA
- the ctaD gene encoding aa3-type cytochrome oxidase subunit I translates to MSILNEPQGAAAADDSYENELPVRPKSPGATVIKWLTTTDHKTIGTLYLVTSFAFFCIGGLMALFMRAELARPGNQLMSNEQFNQAFTMHGTIMLLMFATPLFAGFANWIMPLQIGAPDVAFPRLNMFAYWLYLFGSLIAVAGFLTPQGAADFGWFAYSPLSDAVRSPGIGADMWIMGLAFSGFGTILGSVNFITTIICMRAPGMTMFRMPIFVWNVLLTGVLVLLAFPVLAAALFALEADRKFGAHVFDAANGGALLWQHLFWFFGHPEVYIIALPFFGIISEVIPVFSRKPMFGYSGLIGATIAIAGLSVTVWAHHMYVTGGVLLPFFSFMTFLIAVPTGVKFFNWIGTMWKGSLSFETPMLWAIGFLITFTFGGLTGVILAAPPLDFHISDSYFVVAHFHYVVFGTVVFAMFAGFHFWWPKFTGKMLDERLGKITFWTLFVGFHGTFLVQHWLGVEGMPRRYADYLAADGFTALNTVSTIASFLLGLSILPFFYNIWKTAKYGKKIEVDDPWGYGRSLEWATSCPPPRHNFLTLPRIRSESPAFDLHHPEIAALDQLENSGHGGKAIAGGKEAGK, encoded by the coding sequence GTGAGCATCCTCAACGAACCTCAGGGTGCCGCGGCAGCAGACGACTCGTACGAGAACGAGCTGCCGGTACGGCCCAAGAGTCCCGGCGCGACCGTGATCAAGTGGCTCACCACCACTGACCACAAGACGATCGGCACGCTCTACCTGGTCACGTCGTTCGCGTTCTTCTGCATCGGCGGACTGATGGCGCTCTTCATGCGCGCCGAACTCGCCCGACCCGGCAACCAGCTGATGTCGAACGAGCAGTTCAACCAGGCGTTCACGATGCACGGCACGATCATGCTGCTGATGTTCGCGACGCCGCTGTTCGCGGGCTTCGCGAACTGGATCATGCCGCTGCAGATCGGCGCGCCCGACGTGGCGTTCCCGCGACTGAACATGTTCGCCTACTGGCTGTACCTGTTCGGCTCGCTGATCGCCGTGGCCGGCTTCCTCACCCCGCAGGGTGCCGCCGACTTCGGCTGGTTCGCCTACAGCCCGCTGTCGGACGCCGTCCGCTCGCCGGGCATCGGCGCCGACATGTGGATCATGGGTCTGGCCTTCTCCGGCTTCGGCACGATCCTCGGCTCGGTCAACTTCATCACCACGATCATCTGCATGCGCGCACCGGGCATGACCATGTTCCGCATGCCGATCTTCGTGTGGAACGTGCTGCTGACCGGTGTCCTCGTCCTGCTGGCCTTCCCGGTCCTGGCCGCCGCGCTGTTCGCCCTGGAGGCGGACCGCAAGTTCGGTGCCCATGTCTTCGACGCGGCCAACGGTGGCGCACTGCTGTGGCAGCACCTCTTCTGGTTCTTCGGACACCCAGAGGTGTACATCATCGCCCTGCCGTTCTTCGGCATCATTTCCGAAGTCATCCCGGTCTTCTCCCGCAAGCCGATGTTCGGCTACTCGGGTCTGATCGGCGCGACGATCGCGATCGCGGGTCTGTCCGTGACCGTGTGGGCGCACCACATGTACGTCACCGGTGGCGTGCTGCTCCCGTTCTTCTCCTTCATGACGTTCCTCATCGCCGTACCGACCGGCGTGAAGTTCTTCAACTGGATCGGAACGATGTGGAAGGGCTCGCTGTCCTTCGAGACTCCGATGCTCTGGGCGATCGGCTTCCTGATCACCTTCACCTTCGGTGGTCTGACCGGTGTGATCCTGGCGGCCCCGCCGCTGGACTTCCACATCTCCGACTCGTACTTCGTGGTGGCGCACTTCCACTACGTCGTCTTCGGAACGGTCGTCTTCGCGATGTTCGCCGGCTTCCACTTCTGGTGGCCGAAGTTCACCGGCAAGATGCTGGACGAGCGCCTCGGCAAGATCACGTTCTGGACGCTGTTCGTGGGCTTCCACGGCACGTTCCTGGTGCAGCACTGGCTGGGTGTCGAGGGCATGCCGCGTCGTTACGCGGACTACCTCGCGGCCGACGGCTTCACCGCGCTGAACACGGTCTCGACGATCGCGTCCTTCCTGCTCGGTCTGTCGATCCTGCCGTTCTTCTACAACATCTGGAAGACGGCCAAGTACGGCAAGAAGATCGAGGTCGACGACCCGTGGGGCTACGGCCGTTCGCTCGAGTGGGCGACGTCCTGCCCGCCGCCGCGGCACAACTTCCTCACCCTGCCGCGGATCCGTTCGGAATCCCCGGCGTTCGACCTGCACCACCCGGAGATCGCGGCCCTCGACCAGCTGGAGAACTCCGGCCACGGCGGTAAGGCCATCGCTGGCGGCAAGGAGGCCGGCAAGTGA